GCGAGAACATCCCGCCGCGACCGGGGACCACGTCGATGATGAGATGCGTGTGCTGCCAGTACTCGAACTGCGACACGCTCATGTAGAACGGAGTGCCGCCGATCTCGCCTAGCTTCACG
This sequence is a window from Betaproteobacteria bacterium. Protein-coding genes within it:
- a CDS encoding DUF779 domain-containing protein — protein: VKLGEIGGTPFYMSVSQFEYWQHTHLIIDVVPGRGGMFSLEGPEGLRFLTRSRLYSDDEWAVLKDKPVEKAV